The proteins below come from a single Salvelinus alpinus chromosome 18, SLU_Salpinus.1, whole genome shotgun sequence genomic window:
- the LOC139543725 gene encoding mucin-2-like → MVSKEPNHLLIGQYTNSKTADKPPGAMTVRSVLLNRDSPDIESRLKRRRNRTHQVRFKDLEDGVVGGTTGTGSKGPERSAAERDSPHPLRKNTPMSPMAPQGWLTERSMGDEVSSNQASVVGAVRGDMADTIEVVAAFLARAPPHPLTPGPTRRCWAPPSPPRPCSLTLPLSQRQCASMAIPTSSCLKKPKPPAPSAVSTRNRNVGDSVGVNGDDEQDDKKDEYYTTRNHISEPASIDGNGPGSKAKQGLVDQPQCLRTSKANAEANASSPAVGNHMDSSRHDPSSSPPPVWLRHTAEPCYCGSVTCGREGSKRQGSAALSQVRRRWRMKRGISDPGREVSYCTTPTQTDSPCVSPPNSPPPSTVQPCTSPPPLTVQPCTTQTQTDSLCASPPPPTVQHCTSPPPLTVQPCTTQTQTDSLCASPPPPTVQHCASPPPSTVEPSTPKTQTVPLYASVPKTVPTSTHPYCETPPLVVLPCASSPRSICTYPPKKSVLPPTVLPSKAQTTPPLATQTETVPPKPTCTATATTTASNPNCPTAPPTPTIAPYTAPNCHDPKPTPVLAPSTAPTCPTPTPTPNIAPCTILTQTALSCSSLNQLISPPPTVTSCHPPAQTAPPYISLIQTIPPGNPPCQTVPPCSSQPPVVPSYSAHIQIKYCSSPIVKSCNSPPPMVKSYHTLPTAPSCATPIKTVPLYASTFRPAPPYTPPPQAQHCSTQDKRVIEWEFRGERRILPPPPPPPPPYTPRKEGVSCTPGSACQAPLLRRASEKERSGRSGSPLPCPRASSLKHRAQTPLVNPLEGNQVDQGSSPTKAISRPTCLGQAQAQLGAQLGALHKMLCSGTNTPNSQQALPPGQCLSGARGCSGTGGGPTVGPLTSTQADTLRQVQEILGGLVSGARSKLDPTWVAEKLMGPNGPLHDIRSLQTQLHSMEGVLETSQNTIKVLLDVIQDLEKKEAERDGRHSYRTGQDIENCGTCRDCACIIYSVEHDFRLQEGAVTRTWRVGDPPEGSPLAAVTPQPTTPHRQDSPLPVTPARPPHSGKKSRKKCFWFL, encoded by the exons ATGGTGAGCAAAGAGCCGAATCACTTGCTCATTGGCCAATACACCAACAGCAAGACCGCCGACAAGCCGCCTGGCGCCATGACCGTGCGCTCCGTGCTGCTCAACCGCGACTCGCCGGACATCGAGAGCCGCCTCAAGCGCCGCCGCAACCGCACCCACCAGGTGCGCTTCAAAGACCTGGAGGATGGCGTTGTCGGCGGGACCACTGGCACTGGATCCAAGGGCCCCGAGAGGTCTGCCGCTGAGCGTGACAGCCCCCACCCCCTGCGGAAGAACACCCCCATGAGCCCCATGGCCCCCCAGGGATGGCTAACAGAGAGGTCAATGGGGGACGAGGTGTCCTCCAACCAGGCCTCGGTGGTTGGGGCTGTCCGAGGAGATATGGCAGATACTATTGAGGTAGTGGCAGCGTTTTTGGCTCGGGCACCCCCTCACCCGCTCACCCCGGGGCCCACGCGCCGTTGCTGGGCACCACCATCGCCCCCACGGCCTTGCTCCCTCACACTACCTCTCTCCCAGAGGCAGTGCGCCAGCATGGCCATCCCGACCTCCTCCTGCCTCAAGAAGCCCAAGCCTCCGGCGCCCTCGGCCGTCAGCACGCGCAACCGAAATGTGGGGGACTCAGTGGGGGTGAATGGGGATGACGAACAGGACGATAAAAAGGATGAGTACTACACTACCCGCAACCACATTTCAGAACCTGCATCTATAGATGGAAACGGCCCTGGGTCTAAGGCTAAACAGGGATTGGTGGACCAACCCCAGTGCCTCAGGACTAGCAAGGCTAACGCAGAGGCTAACGCTAGCTCCCCTGCTGTTGGCAATCACATGGACTCTTCCAGGCATGACCCTTCTTCTTCCCCTCCCCCAGTTTGGCTTCGGCACACAGCAGAGCCTTGCTACTGCGGTTCTGTGacctgtgggagggagggatctAAACGCCAGGGGAGTGCAGCTCTGTCCCAAGTGAGGAGGAGATGGCGCATGAAACGTGGTATCAGTGACCCGGGGAGGGAGGTGTCCTACTGTACCactcccacacagacagacagtccctGTGTCTCCCCTCCTAACTCCCCACCTCCCTCAACAGTGCAGCCCTgcacctccccacctcccttaACTGTACAGCCCTGCACCACCCAAACACAAACTGACAGTCTCTGTGCCTCCCCGCCTCCTCCCACTGTACAGCACTgcacctccccacctcccttaACTGTACAGCCCTGCACCACCCAAACACAAACTGACAGTCTCTGTGCCTCCCCGCCTCCTCCCACCGTGCAGCACTGCGCCTCCCCACCTCCCTCGACTGTGGAACCCTCCACCCCCAAAACTCAGACTGTGCCTCTCTATGCTTCCGTACCTAAAACTGTGCCAACCTCCACCCATCCATATTGTGAAACACCACCACTGGTGGTTCTGCCTTGCGCCTCCTCACCCCGGTCCATCTGTACATATCCCCCGAAAAAATCTGTGCTTCCTCCAACTGTTCTTCCATCTAAAGCTCAAACCACTCCACCTCTCGCTACACAAACTGAAACTGTCCCACCCAAACCAACATGCACCGCCACAGCTACAACCACAGCCTCAAATCCAAATTGTCCCACCGCACCACCAACTCCAACGATAGCCCCCTATACAGCCCCTAATTGCCATGACCCAAAACCAACTCCTGTTCTAGCCCCCTCCACTGCCCCAACTTGCCCCACCCCAACACCAACTCCAAATATAGCCCCTTGCACCATCCTAACACAAACTGCCCTATCCTGCTCTTCCTTAAATCAACTCATATCTCCACCTCCAACTGTGACATCATGCCACCCCCCAGCCCAAACTGCCCCTCCCTACATCTCCTTAATTCAGACCATACCACCTGGGAACCCGCCATGTCAGACCGTACCACCCTGCTCCTCCCAACCTCCAGTAGTACCTTCCTACTCCGCCCACATTCAAATAAAATACTGCTCCTCTCCCATTGTAAAAAGCTGCAACTCCCCGCCTCCAATGGTAAAATCCTACCATACACTTCCAACGGCGCCATCTTGTGCAACTCCAATAAAAACTGTGCCCCTCTACGCTTCCACGTTTCGCCCTGCGCCCCCCTACACCCCCCCACCTCAGGCCCAACACTGCAGCACTCAGGACAAGAGGGTGATAGAGTGGGAGtttaggggggagaggaggatacTTCCACCACCACCCCCGCCCCCTCCCCCGTACACACCACGCAAAGAGGGGGTGAGCTGCACCCCAGGCTCGGCCTGCCAGGCGCCCCTGCTCAGGCGGGCGAGTGAGAAGGAGAGGTCAGGAAGATCAGGGTCACCCCTGCCCTGTCCTCGAGCCAGCTCTCTGAAACACAGAGCTCAAACACCCTTGGTGAACCCTCTGGAAGGGAACCAGGTAGACCAGGGCTCCTCGCCCACCAAGGCcatctccagacccacctgcctGGGCCAGGCTCAGGCTCAGCTAGGGGCTCAGCTTGGGGCCCTCCATAAAATGCTCTGCTCTGGGACCAACACCCCCAACAGCCAGCAAGCTCTCCCCCCTGGCCAGTGCCTGTCCGGGGCCCGTGGCTGCTCTGGTACTGGAGGGGGCCCCACGGTTGGGcccctgacctccacccaggcTGACACCCTGAGGCAGGTGCAGGAGATCCTGGGGGGGCTGGTGTCGGGGGCCAGGAGTAAACTGGATCCGACCTGGGTAGCAGAGAAACTGATGGGCCCCAACGGGCCCCTGCACGACATCCGGAGCCTGCAGACCCAGCTGCACAGCATGGAGGGGGTCCTGGAGACGAGCCAGAACACCATCAAGGTCCTGCTGGACGTCATACAGGACCTGgagaagaaggaggcagagagagacgg gagacacTCCTACCGGACGGGCCAGGACATAGAGAACTGTGGCACGTGCAGAGACTGTGCCTGCATCATATACAG